ACGTACGCAGGACAAATtcccaacatttttattctaaaattgttctcataaaaaaaaacatttactgaAATCAGACCGACCACTCATTtgctaaaaacaaaaacagtaCAACGCATAACAAAATCATATCAGAATCCAAAGCCACACTAGTGTGCACTCGATATAAATAAATCCATCTATTGTTCATACCTCATTTAAGGCATCGAGAACAGATGGAAGTAGATCTTCATCAGAATCCTACAGACAAATTACAATGTGGTCAATATTCAAACAAATTGCTAATAACAAACCCAGACACGAGATGCAAAGAGCAATGGTAGTATGGTGCTGTATTCTCTCCCATCTATTATATGGGTGAACTCCAAACGATGCACCATGATACTTTGAACCATTCACCATGTGCGCAATAATGGGTCcaatttgagaattctattcaGCCAAAAACATCTCAGAAGAACGCAAAAAAATACTAAGAGAAACTAGCACAAGGGGATTACAGTTTTGAATATGCCTCAGTAATGATTCTAGGCACTGGAAGCTAGCTAGATAATTCAAAGTTGCTGGAACATTTGATCAGCCATGcttttgtaaaatataaaattaaaaagaaaaaagaaacatgcGGCTATATCATGCTGGGAACAAAGAGATAATAAGGTGAAATGAAGATACTGAACTACCTAAAAGAAATCTACGTTAATTATAGGAAGTTGGGGCTGTTACACGGGTGGCAAAATAACATAAGATcagtaagaaagaaaataatgctGGAAACAAAACCAGTTCTCtgagagaaaatatttaatcctGTCCTCATAGAAACACGAAAGACAAAAGATTGAGATATGGTATCAGTGCATGCACATAAGAATAGAAAAACCAATAAGAACAACCTTCGTGCTAGTTGGTGAATGAATATGAAACACAGTATGGTGGAAATCAGTGTAGGCATTAGATCGCGCGCCTGTACTCAAAAGCTTTTCACGTTTCTTACTTCCAAGGAAGGCTACATGCTCAATCATGTGTGCAATTCCTTGCTCATGatcttcttcatcaattgACCCCACATGGAATTCCATGTGTGCTTCAAAcctaaattcaaaaatttgtcAGGGGAGAGTCCTTCCTGATCACCATCAATAAAGCTTGATTTGTTTAGTAAAATTCGCAGAAGAACGGTccaatttctttaatattacgtatacagagagagagagagagaatccTGGGGgttaagaaagaagaagagagaaaagaaaccaCAAATCTACCTAAcagaataaattttaaaacttatccCTGTTCTTGCACTAAGGTCCCATAACTTGAATGACCTAAATTGGTAGAGTAATTAGAAAAAGGACTTGACTAAgattcaacatttttcattaaattatttcctCCAAATGCAAACTGCCTACCGTGTAGGACACAAAATCCATCTTATCCTCTATTTCgtgaaatattgaaaatacaTTTCATATTTActtataagaaacaagaaaaaattcGGCAAACAAACATTCCCACAAAATGTATCTCACTGGATTAGTCCACATACATCTCAGTCTTTTTTAATCCTGCACATTTAAAAGTTGAATCCATCTATCTTTGGAACCATTAGAAAAGTCCCAACTAAGCTGGTTTTCCCTGTCTAGTGGTTATGATATTGGActctgaaaataaattatatacataAAGCATTTGTTCATGAATACTTCAAAATCTCCATAAGTGTCAAACCGTATTCATTAGTTATATTCTTTCTCCAATAAACCATATGGTTAAATACCTGTTGGGGGGAACTTTATTCGgtaaaataagatatttcaatCCATTTTTCAATTGCCCTCTATACAACTTTGGATGAGACGGGAGCTCAGAACTAAGAAATGCCTCTAACTCCGCTCTTCCAAACTCAGGATATGAAGTATCCAAATCTTGTTTCTCCAGAATACCATCAGGCCAGGTCGTGGCTGCTGCATGAGGCTCATCTGGACCTACAGTTCCACAAACAATACGGGCATGCTTCACCTGGATGTTGCATAAAATTACAGAGACaagaaatataagaatatatgGACAATCGAGTAAATAGTAAATACTGCAGAATGTTAAATTCTTTTGGTCTTTGAGTTTTGAGTATAGTCTACATTTGGATCCtagttttcaaaatgttaaatttttacacGAGTTTTGAGTTTAGTTTCTATTTGGTCCCTAGGTTTCAAAAGTTACATTTTTACCCTTGCATCTAAGTTTATTTCTATTTGGTCCCAAAATTTTACACTTTTAACCTTGAGTTTTGAGTTTAGTTTCTATTTGGTCCTTATGTTTTAAGATTTTACACACCCATAAGGTTTCACCCAGGCTCACTTTTGGTATTAAGTACTAACTggcaattaattttaaacaacTATGGTTTTTAATTGTGACAATAAATTAGtgaaaactaatttaattatagttattttaatttctaaaaaattaactaattcaaaattaaaataaatgaccAAAATTGAGCTTTGGTGAAAACTTAGGGGTAAAAACGTAAAATCATGAAGCATTGGGACCAAATGGAAACTAAACTCAAAACTCAAGGGCAAAAGTAAACATTTTGAAACCTAGAAATGAAAGGTGAACTAAACTCAAACCTTAGGTAAGAATGTAACATTTTGAAACTTAGGGTCCAAACGAGGGCTATACTCAAAACTTAGAGACCAAaagggttttcttttcttttcttttttttttttctctctctctgtcgTTTATGTTTATTTCCAANACAATgggacaaaatttaatattttaattcaggTTAATTACATAATCAAGTTCCTAGTACTTTCATTTTTCAGACTCATCCCTAATCTTACAAAAGTTCCAATTGCAACCTGGTTGTTACATTTTCCCTACGGAGTATGATACCTTGTAGCATAGGGTCATAATAAGCAAATATGGTTTCCATACAACTGGATGATTAAGGTGAAAGATAACAAAGACAGAGATTTACACATGTATTTCATACAAAAGATATTAAGCAGATAGATCCACAATGCAAACAAGAATAAAAGGAATAAGCATAATGATGAAATGGGGAGAGATTATGCAAACTACATATAAAAGGCAGGTCTACAAATCCAGTAGGCACTTACAACTTTACCGTCACGCTCATTCTTGGATAACTGAAAAGCAGATTTGTCAAGAATGAATCTAGGAGTGGATCTTTTAATACTAGGACATCTTCTTTTCAGGTTAAGAAAGCAAGAGATGCAATTAGTAGTCCCCGAAGTTTCATTCCCGCGTTCCCCAAATTTATAAGCATGCGGCCTTCGAGCATTATCCTTGTTTCTTCTAAACTTGTATCTACCAATATCATCGTCACGAGAGTACCTTCCAAGCCGAAGAGGAAATAATCAACAAAGCTATGCACTCATATAAATATAAGCACTGAATAATACAATACCTCAGATCAAGGAAAAGGGAAATAGGGAGGAGGAACAAAAGTAAATTCACTAGATTATACTACCTTGGTTAGAAGGGGGAAGggtagaaagaaaaaacaaataagaaaatccTTCATCCaagagaatataaaaataaaataaaaagaaataaaaaaacgtgttaagagtttttttttttttttttcttttaaaagggaaccttttttaaaagttacatTACAGGAGGAAACGaataatttcattgataaatgaaatgtacaaaagaaaggaatgAACCCAGCCCCCACAGATTTTGGGTTAAGGAGCTATCCATATTTAATTGGCAGACGCCCTTGGCTAACAAAATGAGAATCTTCCTCCATTATATGCTTGTGGGCCATCATTTCATCAAAGATAAGGAGATCCTTTGGTTACTAAGGATGAAAGCTTTTTTTGGACCAAATGAATTGAGAGGAACTAGCAAACCTTCAATAAAAATCTCTTTCATTTGATAGGTTTTagaagtttttcttttatcatacTTTAACTTGGTGTAAATATTTCTTATCTCCTTTTTctacttatattttaaatgatctTTTGTCTAATGGGAAGGGTTTCTTATAACTTCCAAGCTCAAGGACATTCCTCGCCCTTCTCTGTTGTTCAATGTGTTGTACCGAACCAAAACTATAAAATGACATGTACCTACAGTCTCCCCAGTATAAAAAATCCCCTAAACCTCAATGCTGCCTAACCAAAAGACAATTGCAAACCTGTTGATTACTTTGGATCAACAAAGCGTCATAGAAATGAATTAATCCAAATGTTAGAGACTTCTTCCATTCGAACTTCAACACCAtctttgaaagaagaaagtcGCAACAATTGTCTCGTTCACTCACCCTTCAACACAATTATTGATATTAGTAGATTTCTTACAAATGGATAAATCACGTTAGTAGATTTCTTACCCTTCAATATTAGTAGATTTCTTAGCAATATTAGTAGATTTCTTAGCAAATGGATAAATCTCGTTCACTCACCCTTCAATATTAGTAGATTTCTTAGCAATGGATAAATCCCCCATTAAAGTCTCTAATTTAACTGAGATTCATTTTGGACCAACACGCTATTGGTAGATTTCTTACATTAAACCATCCTCCACATCAAGGGATTCTACCACGTTTCTCACCATCCCATACTTAAACCTCATTGAGAACTCACCCACCCTTTCCCAACCTTCAACtctacaaaattttcaaactcctACTCCATGCCACAATGAAACAATACTTCATCAGGTTGTAAGAGATTCAAGGCACAAAAATTTCCCATAGTCTCTCTTCCCTAGGACCTTCACTCCTTGATGAGAGTGGATTAATGAATTCAAGATTCATGGACAATGGTTCATGATGGCTGGTTGCCACAATGCCTTTAAGCCTGCTGGGACACTTCAACACTTCAAAGGCCAAGGGGTTTACAGAAATGACTCCCAATCGgcataaatcaaaataatgtcATAATTACATAACTCATTGCACAAAGtgcaacaagaagaagaaagagaatccAACTAGTAACTCATCCAAATTAGAGATGGAAACCTGAAGGGCTCATTTAAGTCCTAAAGCTCATTCGAATTAGTCTAGGAATTCCGAAAGGTTCGAACCATAGCCTCCAAAAAGAACCCATGTTAGCCTTCATGATTTATCTAAAGAACTTTAgctttgtattaaaaaaaataaccacaGAAAACAGCTGACAAACGCCACCTCGCAACAGAGAAGGAAAGCCCACCGAATACCAAACGAATTGAAAAGGAGATTGCATCACTTAGCGCAGAGTCAAATAGAATACAgctcaaaacatcaaaatcaaacccaGATGAATAATTTGCAACAAAAACATAACGAGAGGCTAACAAGCTAACATAACAAGCAACACTACTAGCGATCGAAAACATAATTCTTCacggaaaacaaaaatttaccTCCTCAAAGGGACGACAAATCGAGACTCGACATCGAATCGAACGAGATGAGAACAAATAGAGCGGGAAGGGAGCTGCACCAAGTTCACCCGCCTATTGGGAGTACCTGGGTCTTGTAGACTCAACAACGGCCGCCGCTGCGTCAAATTTGAAACAGGAGAAGAGCATGCAACGGCCATTACAGGCACAAATCCAGAAAGAAAAACTGCAAGGAACAAAGCTTGCAGACAGCAGATAATCTAAACACAACAGTTCTAGAGAGAGCAAGGAAAGTGAGACGAGGAAGAGTATTGGGATAGAGTTGGCGGTTCGGTTGAACCGGTAAAAAAAACAGATTGAACCGACATTTGCAATTTTCCGGGTGTTTTCCACCTTACTTATGAACCACaatagatattaaatttttgtttgttcttttttaaattatattatattttattttatttattacaaaaatagcctccaaataaataactatTAATGTTTCATTTAACTTTTTGTCGACACCGCTAGGGTCAAACCCGCCGCCTATTCATCGATATATTTAGAATGATAATCGGTATTTTTATATACTAATTAAACTATGCTCGAATCAAAACGTTGTTACATGCATGTAAAGACATTTCAAACTAATTCAAAGCGGAAATTAGTTTGTAAACCGAGAGTCCCAAACGAAacatttcaaacattttaCTTTGAAATTCAAGCAGGACGGACTCTACATTAAACGTGTTCATGTATCATCTCTATTGGGACCTAAATTCATGACTGTTACATACACTCTACTTTACTTTTCGGGTAAGGTTGGATGTATAATATTTCTCAACATATGGTCCACACACACAGATGCACATGACCCAACAGACAAACTCGTTAACGTAATCTCTAGGTTTGACTATAGGTTAGCAAACACGCTCATATTGCAGAAAATccgatgaaaaagaaagaaatgtaAATACTATCGTATGATTGTATGTGTTCGTACATTACATACCagagaaatataaaatcatgGTTCAATGAGACGATGCACATACTTCCCTAAATAACATGACTTCAATTCCTTACGAGACGTACATATATATCCATTCGTGATATAGTCATATTAAAGCATATATGAAGACATACACCTTATAAATCGTAGAACTATCCTAACAAACCAATTTAATACGCACAATATTCATACAACAAACAATTTTATCCAATTTAGTTCGTAGTCGTTCCAATAATAAGttcatttacaataaaaaagttaatagAACGATCCAAATAGGTAAAGCGTTTGTGATGTCGTGTTTGGATGTTGTGTTTAGGACTATCCCAAACTTCATGTGTTGGCTTGTACACATCATCGTTACCATAGTTGGCCACAAATCAATATTTAATACTACCATTTATTGAcctcaaataatatttaataaataaattaattttatttaatttaaatatttaaaagtttctcaatttaaatttaaaatatataattctaaGTTTAATAAATCACTagcatataaatttaaataaattttatatttaaccaTTATTTACccatgaattttaaaaaagatcaaatattcgaagattttattaaatataaaattaaaaaattaaaaaagacacaaaattaaaaatttaaaaattaatttataaaccatcaaattgatacaaaatttaaataaataaataactagattttaatttatcttatttttgttctctctctttgtctTCATCTgctaagaaaaatacatttgggttttttttttttcatattaaaacaaaaaacttaaACAATTGGAAAATTGTTGGGTCACGCTTGATGTCAAGAACAtggaattaaatattatataattgtttttattttattttataattttgaaatttcttgggttttttttttttattttttattttttataattaaattgcATAAATTAGGCATAACTGTATACAggttggaaattaaaaaaaatataaagtcaGCAAACAATTTCAAACCCCATCAAagtttctaaaatattttccacGACATCGTgttgaaattatttgaaaaaatataatttataatataaaaatgtcgattttctaattttattatgaGTAGAATATATTCGACTTTCATACATATAAATCTCGTTAATTTCTAATCGTATAATTTATATgttcaatttcttaatttctaataataataaataaataaataaattttaaaatatgaatggtataatttatttattattatttttttataatatggtTTTGACttcccttcctttttttttttttttatttaaatgaaaacaattagaataatatttagtttattgGGCAGACGGCATGCCATTATATTAtcttctattattattattataacagaacttaacataataataacaataaataaataaaataattttaaaatatgacgTGGAAATCCGGAACTAATGGCGGAAAATCCGCTATGGCCGGTTCCACTGTACCGGTTTTTTTAGTATCGTATTTCTTCAacatctaaattttaaattcataaatttaataacgaaaatttttaattacacatataatttttaaacaattaacctcttaaatttatagaagtctgcaaaaaaaaaaaaaaaaaaaaaaaaaaaaaaaaaaaaaaaaaaaaaaaaaaaaaaaaaaaNaaaaaaaaaaaaaaaaaaaaaaaaaaaaaaaaaaaaaaaaaaaaaaaaaaaaagataatttaaaattaattactttatttaaCTGTGTATacaatattctaaaaataaaaaagatttataatgGACGAtagtaaattatttaattaataatttacattctataaatatatataaaaaaagaaaaattaatagaaatattGTTTATTGTCCTTTCTATAAACATAAATGATgcgttgaaaaataaatattagtaaacaatttttttattcttatttataatatattttttattaagagaatttataaatgaatgaaaattaaatcaaaatttaattgattagaattattttaataatttaacttaataaaCGAGTTagtaaatccaataaacttgttaggaataattaaataactaaaaatatttatttatataaaattttgataatatttctatttcttaatttattttattttgaataaattcaattaattaatggatcttagttaaattattatataaggGCAATTTGGACTTTTCAATCCTTTCCATTGACAGTTTCAAACGGCCATTATAAATACAAACGAATACATTTTCCACACGTTGACTTTGACAAATCTCACTCATCTTCTCCCCTTCCTCTCAACCTCTCCGCCGTGTTCGCAACTCTCCGATGAGacatagaaattaaattacttGAAAACCAAATGCAGGGCGGAAACCACTGGGGAGGGCCGCTGGAAGTGATCGACAACGACCACAATAACGGCGGCAGAGGCGAGGATTGGGATCGGGATCGGGCGGCTTTGCAATCGCAATCGTTCAACCAGAATGAACTGGACGAGACGCAGAGGAGCTGGCTGCTTGGTCCGGCagaggggaagaagaaaaaatacgTTGACTTAGGTTGCATAATCGTGTCGAGGAAGGCTTTGAAATGGAGCTTGTTTTCGATTTTGATTGCGTTTTGTGTGATCGGATTGCCGATTATTGTGGCGAAGACTCGACCGAAGCATCACGCTCGTCCTCTTCCGCCCGATCGATACTCCGACGCCCTTCATAAGGctctcttgttctttaatGCTCAGAAATGTAagtcttctctctcttttttttttttttttccttttcttttttaaataaaaaaaaaaattatttaccaattttattccattttataattgatttaaagcatatgagaatatatatatattttaattctcaaataaaaataaatatgtgggtaaaattttattatttttaattttataaaattaattattgaaattagaaattaaatagaaatatggTTTGATTGGATGCAGCTGGGAAATTGGGAAAGAGCAACAACATAACATGGAGAGGGAACTCAGGGCTGAACGACGGGAATGACACGCTGGCAAAGGGAGGCCTAGTTGGAGGGTACTACGACTCCGGGGAAAACAGCAAGTCCAATTTTCCAATGGCTTATTCCATGACCATGCTGAGCTGGAGCCTGGTGGAGTACAGTCACAAGTACAAGGCCATCAACGAATACGACCACGTCAGAGACCTCATCAAATGGGGTACCGATTATCTGCTCCTCACCTTCAACTCTTCCTCCACCAAAATCACCCAAATTTACTCCCaggtttttccttatttatttatttatttaaattttcttttttaaaaagaataaaataaaataaataaataaataaaatgttgaaGGTTGGGGGATCGCAAAATGGGTCCCAAATCCCGGACGACACCACCTGCTGGCAGAAGCCGGAGCAAATGGGCTACAACCGACCCACCCAAACCACATTCCAAGGCCCAGATCTCGCCGGCGAGATGTCCGCCGCTCTCTCCGCCGCCTCTATCGTCTTCCGCGACGACGCCGCCTACTCCGCCAAGCTAATCAAAGGCGCAGAGACGCTGTTCGCATTCGCTCGTGATTCCGGCCGCCGTGCACGCTACAGCCGCGACAACGCCTTCCTAGCTGCTGCTTACAACTCCACCGGCTACTACGATGAGTACATGTGGGCGGGAGCGTGGCTGTTCTACGCGACGGGGAACACGTCGTACATTAATCTGGCCACTCTGCAGGGAATCCCGAGGAACGCAAAGGCATTCAACGTGACGGCGGAGACGAGCGTGCCGAGTTGGAACAACAAGCTGCCGGCGGCGATGGTGTTGTTGACGAGAGTGAGGATGATGCTGAATCCAGGGTATCCGTACGAGGAGATGCTGAGTACGTACCAGACATTGACTGCCCTAAATATGTGTTCTTATCTCAAACAATTTCGCGTCTACAATTGGACTAGAggtatttttctctctctcctgttcttgattttgatggaGTGTGCGCATTGGTGTCTCCTATTCTTGATGTTCATTTTGATCCAtgtgcattgttgtgcgatTCTAGCAAATTGAAATAGGAAAGATTTACATGTTAAACACAGACTCTCCACTCTCATGGTATTGTTTTGGGCTTcaccaaaaggcctcataccaatgaagagaATATTCAATGATTACaaactcgaacaaagtatgccTCCCCtcaatcgaggctcaactcctttctcttttggagtcctttgttcgacatttgaggatttacataccaatggagagagtattcttttattataaacccatgatcattctctaaattagccgacgtgggacttttattatccaacacctcccctcgaacaaactacgtctccccttaatcgggactcgactcctttttcttttggagtcctttgttcgacatttgagaatttatcaatctattggcacgactaagtttagggcatgactttgataccatgttagatgaacacgattctccacaCTAGTATGTACTATTGTGTagtttgagcataagttctcatggcttttCTTTGGGTTTCCTCAAAAGACCTTGTatgagagtattctttgattataaactcataatcattccctaaattagccgatgtgggactttcatcatcgaactaaacctataattaaaattttcaggaGGAATGATGATTATGAACAAAGGACAGCAACAGGGACAGAATCTGCAATATGTGGCGAATGCTGCATTTCTGGCTTCTCTGTTCGCTGATTACTTGAACTCCACCGGCGTCCCAGGCTTCAACTGCGGCCCCAACTACATTCCTTCAGCCCTTCTTCGCACCTTCGCCACTTCCCAGATGGATTACATTCTTGGGAAGAACCCCATGAACATGAGCTACATTGTGGGCTATGGCACCAAGTTCCCTAGACGAGTGCATCACCGTGGTGCATCCATTCCCAGCGACAACAAGTACTACTCCTGCAAGGGCGGGTTCAAGTGGCGCGACAACCCCGGTCCCAACCCCCACACCATCGTTGGTGCCATGGTTGGCGGTCCGGATCGATTCGACAAGTTTCACGACGTGCGTACTAATCCCAACTACACTGAGCCAACTCTGGCTGGTAATGCTGGCCTTGTTGCTGCTCTTGCTTCCCTTACTACCTCTGCTGGCTTTGGCATTGACAAGAACACCATCTTTTCTGGGATCCCGCCGCTCGGTCCCAAGGCGCCACCGCCACCACTGCCGTGGAAGCCGTGATGGGTCGGTTGCTAGTGAGGACTTGGCCATGAAAATCATCCCCTTtctctcatctttcttttttgctcCAAGGGGTAATGTTCATTCTTTGTATCAGTTATATGACTCTTCACTTcttatacatacatatatgttcATTTTACAAGTTCTCTACACaagaaatgattaaaaaaaagaaaagatgataGTATAGACTCCAAAACGTGTCGGCCCAGTTGCGCCTCGACCCGGTCTGTACACCCGCGCCTTGACTAGAGTGACAAACTGCCTCATTCCAGCGCTGGCTCGTCTTCGCAGCACAATCGGCTCGGCTCAATGGCTCAATTTCAGCTCAACTCGGTTTGGTGGCTTGTCAATTTTAGATGGCTCagtatacaaaatttatacgGTTTCCTAAGTTTTCGACTCTCATtaacccattttttattttattaacgaAAATTGATGTCAGTGAATATGTCCTAAGTATGTGATATGAATTGACATAGGTCAAATTAAACGTTGAAGTATAGTTTCAAAACAGTAATTAGTAACTTCGGTCAAGACCAAACAAAGAATGACTTTACTATTGGAGTTAGATAATTGAATGATATATGATGGTGCATGCCTTGTGGCTCCCTACATGcaccatattattttatactatATTTATGTGCTCTATGTATTGACATATGATGCTATGCTAAGTATTGACGTATGATATCCATCACACTAtgttatgaattttatatCATGTTGTGTCTTGCCATGTAAAGTTATGGGATGATTGACATGCATACATAATGCATATATGTAATATGTCATGGATGAAAGAGAAAGGGAATAATGCATATATGTAATATGTCATGGATGAAAGGAGAAAGGGAACGAAGTTAACACTATGCTATTAATGTAAATCacggggacctcatgcatgttctATGACATATGCATCAGGATACTTCCctattatgttatgttagtacggacgcgtaccTTCGACATTTATATTCGTCATGCTATCATGcggtcttttccttttttgtggCATATGGTGACGTGTAACGCGTTGTGCCCAACCAAGAAAGGCCCAAGAGATACACATACGAGCTTGCATGGTGGGTCTACGTGTACGTGTGCGAGCCGTTTGTGGAAAAATACCACACATCCAATCCTACTCGGAACTCGAAAGAGTCCAAGGCCATGTTACGGTGTTAAAGGATAAGTCTTAATCATGATGTGTGTGATTGCATTACTAACTCGAACAGTGGAGTGACTTActgattatttctttatatact
The nucleotide sequence above comes from Cucurbita pepo subsp. pepo cultivar mu-cu-16 chromosome LG11, ASM280686v2, whole genome shotgun sequence. Encoded proteins:
- the LOC111804983 gene encoding endoglucanase 7 translates to MQGGNHWGGPLEVIDNDHNNGGRGEDWDRDRAALQSQSFNQNELDETQRSWLLGPAEGKKKKYVDLGCIIVSRKALKWSLFSILIAFCVIGLPIIVAKTRPKHHARPLPPDRYSDALHKALLFFNAQKSGKLGKSNNITWRGNSGLNDGNDTLAKGGLVGGYYDSGENSKSNFPMAYSMTMLSWSLVEYSHKYKAINEYDHVRDLIKWGTDYLLLTFNSSSTKITQIYSQVGGSQNGSQIPDDTTCWQKPEQMGYNRPTQTTFQGPDLAGEMSAALSAASIVFRDDAAYSAKLIKGAETLFAFARDSGRRARYSRDNAFLAAAYNSTGYYDEYMWAGAWLFYATGNTSYINLATLQGIPRNAKAFNVTAETSVPSWNNKLPAAMVLLTRVRMMLNPGYPYEEMLSTYQTLTALNMCSYLKQFRVYNWTRGGMMIMNKGQQQGQNLQYVANAAFLASLFADYLNSTGVPGFNCGPNYIPSALLRTFATSQMDYILGKNPMNMSYIVGYGTKFPRRVHHRGASIPSDNKYYSCKGGFKWRDNPGPNPHTIVGAMVGGPDRFDKFHDVRTNPNYTEPTLAGNAGLVAALASLTTSAGFGIDKNTIFSGIPPLGPKAPPPPLPWKP